In Asanoa sp. WMMD1127, one genomic interval encodes:
- a CDS encoding M14 family zinc carboxypeptidase — MRSRLAAVGAAALAAVLLAPPAVASAAGPGAAPGADAAPARLISAHPSPEEVGRALARIARESDGRVRLGVAGRSNEGRPLRVATVGHGPTRLLFVTQQHGDEPLGTPAAVRALWALGVPNTAWHRWVRSRVTLDIVVQANPDGAVRDQRYNHDPSASGDYAEPGVGYDINRFHNPLTPIADNPVPESRAILRWWHAHEPRIVVDYHMQGRYLQPDGRETTASMLWPTTTLADAAAVDAGRQLAVRNYDAMTHIARANVTRYPGGDYEGIARNAYGILGSASLLVELSNLPPDQVEFQIRSAFVSMIATVQGAADRTIWRIDPARADTIPARGPSLPDDATAAAPAA, encoded by the coding sequence GTGAGATCGAGGCTTGCCGCCGTCGGGGCCGCCGCCCTGGCCGCCGTGCTGCTCGCGCCACCCGCCGTGGCGTCCGCCGCGGGACCCGGAGCGGCGCCCGGCGCCGACGCCGCCCCCGCCCGGCTGATCTCCGCGCACCCCAGCCCCGAGGAGGTCGGCCGCGCCCTGGCCCGGATCGCCCGGGAGAGCGACGGCCGGGTCCGGCTCGGCGTCGCGGGGCGGTCCAACGAGGGCCGGCCGCTGCGGGTGGCCACCGTCGGGCACGGACCGACCCGGCTGCTGTTCGTCACCCAGCAGCACGGCGACGAGCCGCTCGGCACGCCGGCCGCGGTGCGGGCGCTCTGGGCGCTCGGCGTGCCGAACACCGCGTGGCACCGGTGGGTCCGCAGCCGGGTCACGCTCGACATCGTCGTGCAGGCCAACCCGGACGGTGCGGTCCGCGACCAGCGCTACAACCACGACCCGAGCGCGTCGGGCGACTACGCCGAGCCGGGCGTGGGCTATGACATCAACCGGTTCCACAACCCGCTGACGCCGATCGCGGACAACCCGGTGCCGGAGTCGCGGGCGATCCTGCGCTGGTGGCACGCGCACGAGCCGCGGATCGTGGTCGACTACCACATGCAGGGGCGCTACCTGCAGCCCGACGGACGCGAGACGACGGCGTCGATGCTCTGGCCGACCACCACGCTGGCCGACGCCGCGGCCGTCGACGCCGGGCGGCAGCTGGCGGTGCGCAACTACGACGCGATGACGCACATCGCGCGGGCCAACGTCACGCGCTATCCGGGCGGGGACTACGAGGGGATCGCCCGCAACGCGTACGGGATCCTCGGCAGCGCCTCGCTCCTCGTCGAGCTGTCGAACCTGCCGCCGGACCAGGTGGAGTTCCAGATCCGGTCCGCGTTCGTCTCGATGATCGCGACCGTGCAGGGCGCCGCCGACCGCACGATCTGGCGCATCGACCCGGCCCGCGCGGACACGATCCCGGCCCGCGGTCCCAGCCTGCCCGACGACGCCACGGCAGCCGCCCCCGCGGCCTAG
- a CDS encoding NAD(P)H-binding protein, giving the protein MSDVLVTGATGNLGRVVVGKLRDAGHQVRILSRRPQPGQSVRGDLRTGEGIQQAVAGMDTIVHLATAPRGDVEATSRLIAATLAGPTRSGGPHLVYISIVGVDRIPLAYYAAKAESERLIETSGLPFTIQRATQFHSLLHRVFHSQRRLPVLVAPTVDFQPIDVHDVADRMVEHVGAGPRERVPDIGGPEVRSARSLAGAYLEAARRRRRVVGVAVPGRIFSAFRAGAHLAPDHAIGGVTFEDFLAERF; this is encoded by the coding sequence ATGAGCGACGTTCTGGTCACCGGGGCCACCGGCAACCTCGGCCGCGTGGTGGTCGGCAAGCTGCGCGACGCCGGCCATCAGGTGCGGATCCTCAGCCGCCGGCCGCAGCCGGGCCAGTCCGTCCGCGGCGACCTGCGCACCGGCGAGGGCATCCAGCAGGCGGTCGCCGGGATGGACACGATCGTGCACCTGGCCACGGCGCCGCGCGGCGACGTCGAGGCGACCTCCCGCCTGATCGCCGCGACCCTCGCCGGCCCGACCAGGTCCGGCGGCCCGCACCTCGTCTACATCTCGATCGTCGGGGTCGACCGGATCCCGCTCGCCTACTACGCCGCCAAGGCCGAGAGCGAGCGGCTGATCGAGACCTCCGGGCTGCCGTTCACGATCCAGCGCGCCACCCAGTTCCACAGCCTGCTGCACCGCGTGTTCCACAGCCAGCGCCGGCTGCCCGTGCTGGTCGCGCCCACCGTCGACTTCCAGCCGATCGACGTGCACGACGTCGCGGACCGCATGGTCGAGCACGTGGGCGCCGGGCCGCGGGAGCGCGTGCCGGACATCGGCGGGCCGGAGGTGCGCTCGGCGCGGTCGCTGGCCGGGGCCTACCTGGAGGCGGCCCGCCGCCGGCGCCGGGTGGTCGGTGTCGCGGTGCCGGGCCGGATCTTCTCGGCCTTCCGGGCGGGCGCCCACCTGGCACCGGACCACGCGATCGGCGGCGTGACCTTCGAGGACTTCCTCGCGGAGCGCTTCTAG
- a CDS encoding ABC transporter permease — protein sequence MVTEAASDGWVVTKRNLLKIKRVPDLVIFSTIQPIMFVLLFAYVFGGAIATPGINYREFLIPGIFVQTVAFGAGITAIGLADDLQKGIVDRFRSLPMSRGAVLVGRTSSDLINNVFVVIVMSITGVIVGWRINEGFWRGVAGFAILFLFGYAMSWISAVIGLSVKSVEVAQSAGFIWMFPLTFLSNAFVPTSSLPSVLRPVAEWNPISSIVLALRDLWGNAPAGAARGTGFPAEHPIWLSIGYCLLILAIFVPMSISRYRRAASR from the coding sequence ATGGTGACCGAGGCGGCCAGCGACGGCTGGGTCGTCACCAAGCGCAACCTACTCAAGATCAAACGGGTCCCGGACCTGGTGATCTTCTCGACCATCCAGCCGATCATGTTCGTGCTGCTCTTCGCGTACGTCTTCGGCGGCGCGATCGCCACCCCCGGCATCAACTACCGCGAGTTCCTGATCCCTGGCATCTTCGTGCAGACGGTCGCGTTCGGCGCCGGCATCACCGCGATCGGCCTGGCCGACGACCTGCAGAAAGGCATCGTCGACCGGTTCCGCTCGCTACCCATGTCGCGCGGCGCCGTCCTGGTCGGCCGCACGTCCTCCGACCTGATCAACAACGTCTTCGTCGTGATCGTCATGTCCATCACCGGCGTGATCGTCGGCTGGCGGATCAACGAGGGCTTCTGGCGCGGCGTCGCGGGCTTCGCGATCCTGTTCCTCTTCGGGTACGCGATGAGCTGGATCTCAGCCGTGATCGGGCTGTCGGTGAAGTCGGTCGAGGTGGCCCAGAGCGCGGGCTTCATCTGGATGTTCCCGCTGACGTTCCTGTCGAACGCGTTCGTGCCGACCTCGTCGCTGCCGTCGGTGCTGAGACCGGTAGCCGAATGGAACCCGATCTCCTCGATCGTGCTCGCCCTGCGCGACCTGTGGGGCAACGCCCCGGCCGGCGCGGCCCGCGGCACGGGCTTCCCGGCCGAACACCCGATCTGGCTCTCGATCGGCTACTGCCTCCTGATCCTCGCGATCTTCGTCCCGATGTCGATCTCCCGCTACCGCCGCGCCGCCAGCCGCTGA
- a CDS encoding DUF5995 family protein — protein sequence MWRRIVAVVAVVGLALGVGAGPAWADHDTAHTIEQMTAHYRDPGLEVQNRPFALLYLRTTEGMRDANAAGEFSAPEFWDREVIPTFAAYYLDAYAAWERHRLHDVPPAWRIAFRTKPERLTCTQMIYLGISAHINNDLAFMIEEMGPGYTYADHKHVDDVLVFRTRPVVYPEIQRDLCPGLFGETVPPTADVDIFAWRELAWRNGQALLAAPDERARDAIARQIRDHARDQARAILRWHR from the coding sequence ATGTGGCGCAGGATCGTCGCCGTGGTCGCGGTCGTCGGGCTGGCACTCGGGGTGGGGGCCGGGCCCGCCTGGGCCGACCATGACACCGCGCACACGATCGAGCAGATGACCGCGCACTACCGGGACCCCGGTCTGGAGGTGCAGAACCGGCCGTTCGCGCTGCTTTACCTGCGGACCACCGAGGGGATGCGCGACGCCAACGCGGCGGGGGAGTTCTCGGCGCCGGAGTTCTGGGACCGCGAGGTGATCCCGACGTTCGCGGCCTACTACCTCGACGCGTACGCGGCCTGGGAGCGGCACCGGCTCCACGACGTGCCGCCCGCCTGGCGGATCGCGTTCCGCACGAAGCCGGAGCGGCTCACCTGCACGCAGATGATCTATCTCGGGATCAGCGCGCACATCAACAACGACCTCGCGTTCATGATCGAGGAGATGGGGCCCGGTTACACGTACGCCGATCACAAGCATGTCGACGACGTGCTGGTCTTCCGTACGCGACCGGTCGTCTATCCCGAGATCCAGCGTGACCTGTGCCCGGGACTGTTCGGCGAGACGGTGCCGCCGACCGCCGACGTCGACATCTTCGCCTGGCGCGAGCTCGCGTGGCGCAACGGTCAGGCGCTGCTGGCCGCGCCGGACGAGCGGGCCCGCGACGCGATCGCGCGGCAGATCCGTGACCACGCCCGCGACCAGGCGCGCGCGATCCTCCGCTGGCACCGATAA
- a CDS encoding NACHT domain-containing protein, with amino-acid sequence MRTGPARFPWVVAIHSSVDSPTPVGAGVLVAPDRVLTCAPVVRSGGRPRDELWAAFPLAAQGRVRVRQVIQAGDPDVVLLALEAPAPADVEPARLRLPPLDKLAGHPWWSFGFPDHDPAGRPAEGTLGDPLDTGHVRLASAGLAPGFVGAPVWSPEYAAVVGLVVQAATTGGDGRAVPLADAVPELKLGGLADWRLADAGQPAAGAWGWTRADRGARFRGRTAVLRVFGDWLDRPGPGGRLLVVTGAAGVGKSAVLGRLVTTAEERSDAGVACAVHAAGKSALEVATEIAVAASAAVPAAPGDLLAQLRDRLATRPDRFNLVVDALDEAVRPRELIRTVLVPLARHGDLLGARVVVATRPADEQGDLVAEFGADADVVDLDSAEHVSLADLAAHALATLRQEGEVRADNPYADPARAEPVARRIATLAGGNFLVAGLVAGAHGRNDAEAVDPHRLASTATVAESLDAYLGGVSPAGATSARLALTALAFAEPPGLPLALWRVAIEALGGRVTDEDLAAFAAATGFLVETGPPAVHRLRHRALGEALLGARATTAARADDERDLLYSWIRHGHATGWATAPDYLLRCLARHAERAGLVDTLLNDDAYVLNAELGGLLAVAETADTREGRARLELLRRTPLAAHAAPAERAALFSVVDRIDRVGSGLQADEAAYRAAWAHTPPRLDPTVLEGHSDAVYDVCAVPMGGRDFLASAGADGTVRLWDPLTGRVARVLAGHPDGVRGLWAVETGAGTLLATAGDDGTIGVWQAETGGHLRTLTGHDDWVRNLCAVPVPGGPTLLASASDDRTVRIWNPADGTAVHTLTGFGGWATAVTHLPVGQHGLVAATGLDGVIALWDPVSGACTAAVVAHDGWATTLCAVRAGGGVALASAGYDGVVRLWNPLSGDLLGAIDPQAGPLTDLCTVEVDGTVLLTATDESGVLHLWDARTGEARPSLRGDVSWIRAVCALRVRDRDLLATAGDDGTVRLWDPVTRQPESVLAEGRIGAVAAVCAVPWRGGVAAASTGSEGIVRIWDPASGAAVARLPVRDGAVGALCAVPDAGAPLLATGGDDNVARLWDLRDGAAGPELADHHERVNAVCALEAGGLVLVATGADDDTVRLWNPRDGSPYGVLLGHRSWVTAVTTVRLAGRELLASADEDGTLRLWDLDGGTRWQQLAHADAVNALCSVTADDRDLLVSGGADGTVRLWHPADGRPHHVLGGHTAAVTGVTALPAGDGRALVASTSLDRTVRLWEPVTGRCVRAIPVHHRALSCAYAGGTLVVGLDRGLLGLAV; translated from the coding sequence ATGAGGACCGGGCCGGCGCGCTTCCCCTGGGTCGTGGCGATCCACTCGTCGGTGGACAGCCCGACTCCCGTGGGCGCCGGCGTCCTGGTCGCACCGGACCGGGTGCTCACCTGCGCGCCGGTCGTACGTTCCGGCGGCCGGCCGCGCGACGAGCTCTGGGCCGCGTTCCCGCTTGCCGCACAAGGCCGGGTCCGGGTCCGCCAGGTGATCCAGGCCGGCGATCCCGACGTGGTGCTGCTCGCCCTCGAGGCGCCGGCGCCCGCCGACGTCGAGCCGGCCCGCCTGCGCCTCCCGCCCCTCGACAAGCTCGCCGGGCACCCCTGGTGGTCGTTCGGGTTCCCCGACCACGACCCGGCCGGCCGCCCGGCGGAGGGCACGCTCGGCGACCCGCTCGACACCGGCCACGTCCGGCTGGCCAGCGCGGGCCTGGCTCCGGGGTTCGTCGGCGCGCCGGTGTGGTCACCCGAGTACGCGGCCGTGGTCGGCCTGGTCGTCCAGGCCGCCACGACCGGCGGCGACGGGCGGGCCGTCCCGCTCGCCGACGCGGTCCCCGAGCTCAAGCTCGGCGGGCTGGCCGACTGGCGGCTCGCCGACGCCGGCCAGCCCGCGGCCGGCGCCTGGGGCTGGACCCGGGCCGACCGGGGCGCCCGCTTCCGTGGCCGGACCGCCGTGCTGCGGGTGTTCGGCGACTGGCTCGACCGGCCCGGCCCCGGGGGCCGCCTGCTGGTGGTCACCGGCGCGGCCGGCGTCGGGAAGTCGGCCGTCCTCGGCCGGTTGGTGACCACCGCCGAGGAGCGGTCCGACGCCGGGGTCGCCTGCGCCGTGCACGCCGCCGGCAAGAGCGCCCTGGAGGTGGCCACCGAGATCGCGGTCGCGGCGTCGGCCGCCGTGCCGGCGGCGCCCGGCGACCTGCTGGCCCAGCTGCGCGACCGGCTGGCGACCCGGCCGGACCGGTTCAACCTCGTGGTCGACGCGCTCGACGAGGCGGTGCGGCCGCGGGAGCTGATCCGCACCGTGCTCGTGCCGTTGGCGCGGCACGGTGACCTGCTCGGCGCGCGGGTCGTCGTCGCCACCCGGCCCGCCGACGAGCAGGGCGATCTGGTCGCCGAGTTCGGCGCCGACGCCGACGTGGTCGACCTCGACTCGGCGGAGCACGTCAGCCTGGCCGACCTCGCCGCCCACGCGCTGGCCACGCTCCGGCAGGAAGGCGAGGTGCGGGCCGACAACCCCTATGCGGACCCGGCCCGGGCCGAGCCGGTCGCCCGCCGGATCGCGACGCTGGCCGGCGGCAACTTCCTCGTCGCCGGGCTGGTCGCCGGGGCGCACGGGCGCAACGACGCCGAGGCCGTCGACCCCCACCGGCTGGCCTCGACGGCGACCGTGGCCGAGTCGCTCGACGCCTACCTGGGCGGCGTCTCCCCCGCCGGCGCCACCTCGGCCCGGCTGGCGCTGACCGCGCTGGCCTTCGCGGAGCCGCCCGGCCTGCCGCTGGCCCTCTGGCGGGTCGCGATCGAGGCGCTCGGCGGCCGGGTCACCGACGAGGACCTGGCGGCCTTCGCGGCGGCGACGGGCTTCCTGGTCGAGACCGGCCCGCCGGCGGTGCACCGGCTGCGGCACCGGGCGCTCGGCGAGGCGCTGCTGGGCGCCCGCGCGACCACCGCCGCCCGGGCCGACGACGAGCGCGACCTGCTCTACTCGTGGATCCGCCACGGGCACGCGACCGGCTGGGCGACCGCACCCGACTACCTGCTGCGCTGCCTGGCCCGCCACGCCGAGCGTGCCGGGCTGGTCGACACGCTGCTCAACGACGACGCGTACGTCCTCAACGCCGAGCTCGGTGGCCTGCTCGCGGTGGCCGAGACGGCCGACACGCGGGAAGGTCGGGCGCGGCTGGAGCTGCTGCGGCGCACGCCGCTGGCCGCGCACGCGGCACCAGCCGAGCGGGCCGCGCTGTTCTCGGTGGTCGACCGCATCGACCGGGTGGGCAGCGGCCTGCAGGCCGACGAGGCCGCCTACCGGGCCGCCTGGGCGCACACCCCGCCCCGGCTCGACCCGACCGTCCTGGAAGGACACTCCGACGCGGTGTACGACGTCTGCGCGGTGCCGATGGGCGGGCGCGACTTCCTCGCCTCGGCCGGCGCCGACGGCACGGTGCGCCTCTGGGATCCGCTGACCGGCCGGGTGGCGCGGGTGCTGGCCGGCCATCCGGACGGCGTACGCGGCCTGTGGGCGGTCGAGACCGGCGCAGGGACGCTGCTGGCCACCGCCGGCGACGACGGGACGATCGGCGTCTGGCAGGCGGAGACGGGCGGGCACCTGCGCACGCTGACCGGCCACGACGACTGGGTACGCAACCTGTGCGCCGTGCCGGTCCCCGGCGGCCCGACGCTGCTCGCCTCGGCCAGCGACGACCGCACGGTGCGCATCTGGAACCCGGCCGACGGCACGGCCGTGCACACCCTGACCGGCTTCGGCGGCTGGGCCACCGCGGTCACCCACCTGCCGGTCGGCCAGCACGGGCTGGTCGCGGCGACCGGCCTCGACGGCGTGATCGCCCTGTGGGACCCGGTCAGCGGCGCCTGCACGGCCGCGGTCGTCGCGCACGACGGCTGGGCCACCACGCTCTGCGCCGTGCGGGCCGGCGGCGGGGTGGCGCTGGCGTCCGCGGGCTACGACGGCGTCGTGCGGCTGTGGAACCCGCTCTCCGGTGACCTGCTGGGCGCGATCGACCCGCAGGCCGGGCCGCTGACCGACCTGTGCACGGTCGAGGTCGACGGCACGGTGCTGCTGACCGCCACCGACGAGAGCGGCGTGCTGCACCTGTGGGACGCCCGCACCGGCGAGGCCCGGCCCAGCCTGCGCGGCGACGTGAGCTGGATCCGGGCGGTCTGCGCGCTCCGGGTGCGCGACCGCGACCTGCTGGCCACCGCCGGCGACGACGGCACGGTCCGGCTCTGGGACCCGGTCACCCGCCAGCCCGAGTCGGTGCTCGCCGAGGGCCGGATCGGCGCGGTCGCCGCGGTCTGCGCGGTGCCCTGGCGCGGCGGCGTGGCCGCGGCGTCGACCGGTAGCGAGGGCATCGTGCGGATCTGGGACCCGGCGTCAGGGGCGGCGGTGGCGCGGCTGCCTGTCCGCGACGGCGCGGTGGGCGCCCTCTGCGCGGTGCCGGACGCCGGCGCCCCGCTGCTCGCGACCGGCGGCGACGACAACGTGGCACGGCTGTGGGACCTGCGCGACGGCGCGGCCGGGCCCGAGCTGGCCGACCACCACGAGCGGGTCAACGCCGTCTGCGCGCTCGAGGCCGGCGGCCTGGTGCTGGTCGCCACCGGCGCCGACGACGACACGGTGCGGCTGTGGAACCCGCGGGACGGCTCGCCGTACGGGGTGCTGCTCGGCCACCGCAGCTGGGTGACCGCGGTGACCACGGTCCGGCTCGCGGGCCGGGAGCTGCTCGCCTCCGCCGACGAGGACGGCACCCTGCGGCTCTGGGACCTCGACGGCGGCACCCGGTGGCAGCAGCTCGCCCATGCCGACGCGGTCAACGCGCTGTGCAGCGTCACCGCCGACGACCGCGACCTGCTGGTGTCCGGCGGCGCGGACGGCACGGTCCGGCTGTGGCACCCGGCCGACGGGCGGCCGCACCACGTGCTGGGCGGGCACACGGCCGCGGTGACCGGCGTGACCGCGCTGCCGGCGGGCGACGGGCGCGCGCTGGTGGCGTCCACCAGCCTCGACCGCACGGTGCGGCTCTGGGAGCCGGTGACGGGCCGCTGCGTACGCGCGATCCCCGTGCACCATCGCGCGCTGTCCTGCGCGTACGCCGGTGGGACCCTGGTGGTGGGGTTGGACCGCGGCCTGCTCGGGCTCGCCGTCTAG
- a CDS encoding dihydrofolate reductase family protein, translating to MELTLTTFLSVDGVMQGPGAPTEDTSGGFARGGWLVPYADEDLNAFLAEVFDRADAFLLGRRTYEIFAAYWPQVTDETDPIASRLNSLHKYVASRSLAATDWTPATVISEDLADAVATLKERPGRELQVHGSGELARFLMSHDLIDAYRLLVFPVVVGDGTRLFDVMGLPTGLELVHHRTTAVGTVINVYRPTGRAAYGEFPLPD from the coding sequence ATGGAGCTGACGTTGACCACGTTCCTCTCGGTCGACGGCGTCATGCAGGGTCCCGGCGCGCCGACGGAGGACACCAGCGGCGGCTTCGCCCGGGGCGGCTGGCTCGTCCCGTACGCCGACGAGGACCTGAACGCGTTCCTGGCCGAGGTGTTCGACCGGGCCGACGCGTTCCTGCTGGGCCGGCGCACCTACGAGATCTTCGCGGCCTACTGGCCACAGGTGACCGACGAGACCGACCCGATCGCGAGCCGGCTCAACAGCCTGCACAAGTACGTGGCGTCGCGCTCGCTGGCGGCCACCGACTGGACGCCGGCCACGGTGATCTCCGAGGACCTCGCCGACGCGGTGGCCACGCTCAAGGAGCGACCCGGCCGCGAGCTCCAGGTGCACGGCAGCGGCGAGCTCGCCCGCTTCCTGATGTCGCACGACCTGATCGACGCGTACCGGCTGCTGGTCTTCCCGGTCGTGGTCGGCGACGGGACGCGGCTGTTCGACGTGATGGGCCTCCCGACCGGGCTGGAGCTGGTGCACCACCGGACCACCGCCGTCGGCACGGTGATCAACGTCTACCGGCCGACCGGGCGGGCGGCCTACGGCGAGTTCCCGCTGCCCGACTGA
- a CDS encoding ATP-binding cassette domain-containing protein, with product MADAIIAERLGKTYGSVAAVVDLDLTVPEGTVFGLLGPNGAGKTTTVRMLTTLITPTSGRCEVGGIDVIGHPDKVRRIIGVSGQYAAVDDYLTGYENLEMVGRLYHLGRRKARQRAKDLLAQFDLEDAADRPAKTYSGGMRRRLDLAGALVVHPPVIFLDEPTTGLDPRSRLGMWGVISDLVKAGSTLLLTTQYLEEADRLCDDILVMDHGRGIARGTAAQLKSQIGGERLAVTVEHDEVATAADVLRSVGIGEPEVDEEARGITVPIDRGTAALVEAVRKLDAADITPVDIEIRKPTLDDVFLKLTGQPAEEQQAETGGTP from the coding sequence ATGGCGGATGCGATCATCGCCGAGCGGCTGGGCAAGACCTACGGCTCCGTGGCGGCCGTGGTCGACCTCGACCTCACCGTGCCCGAGGGCACCGTGTTCGGGCTGCTCGGGCCGAACGGCGCCGGCAAGACCACGACCGTGCGCATGCTGACCACGCTGATCACGCCGACGTCCGGGCGGTGCGAGGTCGGCGGCATCGACGTGATCGGCCACCCCGACAAGGTGCGCCGGATCATCGGCGTATCGGGCCAGTACGCGGCCGTCGACGACTACCTGACCGGCTACGAGAACCTGGAGATGGTCGGCCGGCTCTACCACCTCGGCCGTCGGAAGGCGCGGCAGCGGGCCAAGGACCTGCTCGCGCAGTTCGACCTCGAGGACGCGGCGGACCGCCCGGCCAAGACCTACTCCGGCGGCATGCGGCGGCGGCTCGACCTCGCCGGGGCGCTGGTCGTACACCCGCCGGTGATCTTCCTGGACGAGCCGACCACGGGACTCGACCCGCGCAGCCGGCTGGGCATGTGGGGCGTGATCAGCGACCTGGTCAAGGCCGGCTCGACGCTGCTGCTCACCACGCAATATCTGGAGGAGGCCGACCGCCTCTGCGACGACATCCTGGTGATGGACCACGGGCGCGGCATCGCGCGCGGCACGGCGGCCCAGCTCAAGTCGCAGATCGGCGGCGAGCGGCTGGCGGTGACGGTCGAGCACGACGAGGTCGCGACCGCGGCCGACGTGCTGCGCTCGGTCGGCATCGGCGAGCCTGAGGTCGACGAGGAGGCGCGCGGGATCACGGTGCCGATCGACCGCGGCACGGCGGCGCTGGTGGAGGCGGTGCGCAAGCTTGACGCCGCAGACATCACGCCGGTCGACATCGAGATCCGCAAGCCGACGCTGGACGACGTGTTCCTCAAGCTCACCGGTCAGCCGGCCGAGGAGCAGCAGGCCGAGACCGGGGGTACGCCGTGA
- a CDS encoding NAD-dependent protein deacetylase — translation MPDPLSALTDLVAGGGVAVLSGAGLSTESGIPDYRGPTGAARKFAPMTYQTFTRDAAARRRYWARSHVGWQVMDRAEPNAGHQAVAALQRAGLVSAILTQNVDGLHQAAGARNVVELHGSIDRVVCLGCGQTTTRTELAARLRAANPGFAALVLGVNPDGDVDLDDAAVEAFRPVDCLRCRAGLLKPDVVFFGESVPVERVDHCFAAVADARALLVLGSSLTVMSGRRFVLRAAKLGIPVAIVNQGETRGDPYAAVKVDAPLGTVLPALSRALTLAQSGSGNSP, via the coding sequence GTGCCCGACCCGTTGTCCGCGTTGACCGACCTGGTGGCCGGGGGCGGCGTCGCCGTGCTGAGCGGCGCCGGCCTGTCCACCGAATCCGGCATACCCGACTACCGCGGCCCCACCGGGGCGGCCCGGAAGTTCGCGCCGATGACCTACCAGACCTTCACCCGGGACGCGGCCGCCCGCCGGCGATACTGGGCCCGGAGCCACGTCGGCTGGCAGGTGATGGACCGGGCCGAGCCCAACGCCGGCCACCAGGCCGTCGCCGCGCTGCAGCGGGCCGGGCTCGTGTCGGCGATCCTCACCCAGAACGTCGACGGCCTGCACCAGGCGGCCGGCGCCCGCAACGTGGTCGAGCTGCACGGCAGCATCGACCGGGTGGTCTGCCTCGGCTGCGGCCAGACCACCACGCGGACCGAGCTGGCCGCCCGGCTGCGGGCCGCCAACCCCGGTTTTGCCGCGCTCGTGCTGGGCGTCAACCCGGACGGCGACGTCGACCTCGACGACGCCGCGGTCGAGGCGTTCCGGCCGGTCGACTGCCTGCGCTGCCGGGCCGGCCTGCTCAAGCCCGACGTGGTCTTCTTCGGCGAGAGCGTGCCGGTGGAGCGGGTCGACCACTGCTTCGCGGCCGTGGCCGACGCGCGGGCGCTGCTCGTGCTCGGCTCGTCGTTGACGGTGATGTCCGGGCGCCGGTTCGTGCTGCGGGCGGCGAAGCTGGGCATCCCGGTCGCGATCGTCAACCAGGGCGAGACCCGGGGCGACCCGTACGCCGCCGTCAAGGTCGACGCCCCGCTCGGCACCGTGCTGCCGGCGCTGTCCCGGGCGCTGACCCTCGCTCAGTCGGGCAGCGGGAACTCGCCGTAG
- a CDS encoding VOC family protein, with the protein MSIVAVKDICLDADDAPALARFWATVLGGTLVEDDGKPPRIDGVRPGDFSMWVNPVPEPRVGKTRVHLDLRLPVADPAPLVAAGARIVRVPDAEIHWWVLADPEGNLFDAFPPRAGASPAAVEVYELVVDSADPVAQAAWWASVTGGRVEAGGGGAASVVGAAGFPWDYWVFDPVPERKTVKNRLHWDVDLTAADPGELVAAGATVLREPDDDISWWIMADPEGNEFCAFAP; encoded by the coding sequence GTGAGTATCGTGGCCGTGAAGGACATCTGCCTCGACGCCGACGACGCGCCGGCGCTCGCCCGTTTCTGGGCGACCGTGCTCGGCGGCACGCTGGTCGAGGACGACGGCAAGCCGCCCCGGATCGACGGCGTCCGGCCCGGCGACTTCTCGATGTGGGTCAACCCGGTGCCCGAGCCGCGGGTCGGCAAGACCCGGGTCCACCTCGACCTGCGGCTGCCGGTCGCCGACCCGGCGCCGCTGGTGGCGGCCGGCGCCCGGATCGTCCGCGTGCCCGACGCCGAGATCCATTGGTGGGTGCTGGCCGATCCGGAGGGCAACCTGTTCGACGCGTTCCCGCCCCGGGCGGGCGCGTCCCCGGCCGCCGTCGAGGTCTACGAGCTCGTGGTCGACTCCGCCGACCCGGTCGCCCAGGCGGCCTGGTGGGCGTCGGTGACCGGCGGGCGGGTCGAGGCCGGCGGCGGCGGGGCCGCCTCGGTGGTCGGCGCGGCCGGCTTCCCGTGGGACTACTGGGTCTTCGACCCGGTGCCCGAGCGGAAGACGGTCAAGAACCGGCTGCACTGGGACGTCGACCTCACCGCCGCCGATCCGGGCGAGCTGGTGGCGGCCGGCGCCACCGTCCTGCGCGAGCCCGACGACGACATCTCGTGGTGGATCATGGCCGACCCCGAGGGCAACGAGTTCTGCGCCTTCGCCCCCTGA